A single region of the Alosa alosa isolate M-15738 ecotype Scorff River chromosome 6, AALO_Geno_1.1, whole genome shotgun sequence genome encodes:
- the LOC125295770 gene encoding axin-2-like: MSRALADPIATSFREDAPRPPVPGEEGETKCYNPCKFAVMRLKDTVKSAVKVAPPGSAARRDEDGLGEPEGSASPDSPLARWTKSLLSLLGDQDGAQLFRTFLEREKCVDTLDFWFACNGFRQMDLKDTKTHRVAKAIYKRYIENHSVVAKQLKPATKTFIRDSVKRQQIDSSMFDQAQTEIQTAMEENAYQMFLTSDIYLDYVRSGCENAAHGSPDGLGSLKLVCGYLPTLNEEEEWSCSDFKAKALASMVGLSAKALRAAPSVRAVEALERGYRSHRRGESASPFHISTGLAFAPASSANDSEISSDAMTDDSMSLADSVDGVCVQQLGSRKHLQREMQRSMRINGQVSLPHFPKGRRPPREMGPVEPAEFAAQLTARLERLKREQDSMSFLEERLQQIQEEEERDDTEASCGMSSLSPHPLSLPSTSSCDEDAQAILDEHLSRVLKTPGCQSPPRSRSPDRHHRSPLARAKLPFSSSPAGPPFGCYALSPTGGTSGGPSPHHHHHHHQTTFVSRQSTRHIHHHIHHHHAGGSVGAGPGAASPPALQQLRLEGGAQGCRSLSAGPGGLVPRSRSLGREQQGEGSPTTELPLGHSGILSQRLWKSGEEVSSESGEADGIQLPTDTTDRSQNVWQWIMESGRQPRHKTNGVAQGAKRWHGAEPSSSSTSRTPTWGGGGSSGHLRAHQPAHPFVQDPAMPPLPPPNTLAQLEEACRRLEEVSKPPKQRHSPSSVQRERGPGATVQNGPSSQLGLGLQTDEPKEVRKQASCQGSPGGAETVVTYFFCGEEIPYRRVMKTHSLTLGHFKEQLRKKGNYRYYFKKASDEFECGAVFEEVWEDASVLPMYEGKVLGKVERMD; encoded by the exons ATGAGTAGGGCTCTCGCAGACCCCATCGCAACCAGCTTCAGAGAGGATGCTCCTCGTCCCCCCGTCCCGGGGGAAGAGGGCGAGACGAAATGCTACAACCCCTGCAAGTTCGCCGTGATGAGACTCAAGGATACGGTTAAATCCGCTGTAAAAGTCGCCCCTCCTGGCTCCGCGGCGAGGAGGGATGAGGATGGACTCGGGGAGCCGGAGGGAAGCGCCTCACCGGATTCGCCCCTCGCGCGGTGGACCAAGTCTTTGCTTTCGCTTCTTGGAGACCAAGACGGTGCTCAACTTTTTCGGACATTTCTGGAGCGAGAGAAATGTGTGGACACGCTAGACTTTTGGTTTGCCTGCAACGGTTTCAGGCAAATGGACCTCAAGGATACCAAAACGCACCGAGTGGCTAAAGCAATTTACAAGCGATATATTGAAAACCACAGCGTGGTCGCCAAGCAGCTGAAGCCGGCGACCAAGACCTTTATTCGGGATAGCGTCAAGAGGCAACAAATTGACTCATCGATGTTTGATCAGGCACAGACGGAGATTCAGACAGCGATGGAGGAGAACGCTTACCAAATGTTTCTCACCTCCGACATCTACCTCGATTACGTCCGGAGTGGGTGCGAGAATGCCGCTCACGGCAGCCCGGATGGGCTGGGCAGCCTCAAACTTGTGTGCGGCTACTTACCCACCCTTAACGAGGAAGAGGAATGGAGTTGCAGTGACTTTAAAGCCAAAGCCTTAGCCTCTATGGTCGGACTGTCAGCGAAAGCCCTCCGGGCAGCTCCCTCTGTGAGGGCGGTGGAGGCGCTGGAGAGAGGATACAG GTCGCACAGACGTGGGGAGTCAGCGAGTCCCTTTCACATCAGCACCGGTCTCGCCTTCGCTCCGGCCTCCAGTGCCAACGACAGCGAGATCTCCAGTGATGCCATGACGGACGACTCCATGTCCCTGGCAGACAGTGT GGAcggggtgtgtgtgcagcagctgGGCTCCAGGAAGCATCTGCAGCGGGAGATGCAGCGCAGCATGAGGATCAACGGCCAGGTGTCGCTACCTCACTTTCCT aaGGGGAGGAGGCCACCGCGTGAGATGGGTCCGGTGGAGCCGGCAGAGTTTGCCGCCCAGCTGACTGCCCGTCTGGAGCGCCTCAAGAGGGAGCAGGACAGCATGAGCTTCCTGGAGGAGAGACTGCAGCAGATCCAGGAG gaggagGAGCGTGACGACACCGAGGCGTCGTGTGGCATGTCCTCTCTCAGCCCGCACCCGCTCTCCCTGCCGTCCACGTCCTCCTGCGACGAGGACGCGCAGGCCATCCTAGACGAGCACCTGTCCCGCGTCCTCAAGACCCCCGGCTGCCAGTCGCCCCCACGCTCCCGCTCCCCTGACCGCCACCACCGCTCCCCCCTGGCCCGCGCCAAGCTCccgttctcctcctcccccgccGGCCCGCCGTTCGGCTGCTACGCCCTGAGCCCCACTGGCGGCACGTCCGGCGGccccagcccccaccaccaccaccaccaccaccagaccaCGTTCGTGTCGCGCCAGTCCACCCGGCACATCCACCAccacatccaccaccaccacgccgGCGGCAGCGTTGGCGCCGGCCCCGGTGCGGCTTCACCGCCAGCCCTCCAGCAGTTGAGGCTGGAGGGCGGCGCCCAAGGGTGCAGGTCTCTGTCAGCCGGGCCAGGTGGCCTGGTGCCGCGCAGCCGGAGCTTGGGCCGGGAGCAGCAGGGAGAGGGAAGCCCCACCACCGAGCTGCCCCTCGG GCACTCAGGCATCCTCTCCCAGCGACTGTGGAAGTCCGGCGAGGAGGTCTCCTCCGAGAGCGGCGAGGCCGACGGCATACAGCTGCCCACCGACACCACTGACCGCTCGCAGAACGTCTGGCAGTGGATCATGGAGAGCGGCCGGCAGCCTCGGCACAAGACTAACGG GGTTGCCCAGGGTGCCAAGCGGTGGCATGGTGCcgagccctcctcctcctccacctcacgCACGCCTACCTGGGGCGGCGGTGGCAGCAGTGGCCACCTGCGTGCCCACCAGCCAGCCCACCCATTCGTCCAGGACCCGGCCATGCCCCCACTGCCCCCTCCCAACACCCTGGCCCAGCTGGAGGAGGCCTGCCGACGCCTGGAGGAGGTGTCCAAGCCCCCCAAACAGAG GCACTCTCCGTCCAGCGTGCAGAGAGAGCGAGGCCCCGGAGCCACTGTCCAGAATGGCCCGTCGTCTCAGCTGGGCCTTGGCCTGCAGACCGATGA GCCGAAGGAGGTGAGGAAGCAGGCCAGTTGTCAAGGCTCGCCGGGTGGCGCTGAGACGGTGGTGACGTACTTCTTCTGCGGCGAGGAGATCCCGTACCGGCGCGTGATGAAGACGCACAGTCTCACGCTCGGACACTTCAAGGAGCAGCTCCGCAAAAAGGGCAACTACAG gtacTACTTCAAGAAGGCCAGCGATGAGTTTGAGTGTGGCGCCGTCTTTGAGGAGGTGTGGGAGGATGCCAGCGTGCTGCCCATGTACGAGGGCAAGGTCCTGGGGAAGGTGGAGAGGATGGACTGA